Genomic DNA from Burkholderia plantarii:
GCAGAGGCTGCGCGACCCGCGATGCGAAGTCCGTCACTTGCGGGATCGACAGCGTCTTGCTGTAGAACGCGATGTATTGCACGGCCGTGCCGCCCTCGGTGGACTTGCTGATGACCGGATCGGTGATGCCCGCCGGCAACTGGTACTTGACCTGCTGCACCTTGGCGAGGATTTCGGTCATCGCACGATCGGCGTTCGCGTTCAGCACCAATCGCGCCTTGATCTCGCTCTTGCCTTGCGTGGTGGTCGAACTCAGGTATTCAATACCGCTGGCCGTGGCGATGGACTGCGCGATCGGCGTGGTCACGAAACCCTGCATCACGTCCTGGGTCGCCCCTGGAAGCGTGGTACTGACGGTAATGGTGGCGTTTTCGAGATATGGGTACTGCCGCACCGGCAACAGGAAAATCGAGGTGGCGCCCATCAGCAGAATGAGCAGGCTGACGACCAGCGCCAGGATGGGTCGACGGATGAAGATGTCTGTCAAGCGCATGGCGTGGTTTCCTTTACCGCGCGCTGGCGCTGGAGGACGCAACGGCCGGGGCATCAGGCGTCGCCGTTGCCGAAGGGGGCGTGCCGTTGATCGTTACGGTTGCACCGGGCGGCAGACGGTTCTGGCCAGCCATCACCACGACGTCGCCGGGCTTGACGCCTCGGGATACGAGAACCTCCTCCCCGAGCCGGCGGCCGGTGACGACCGGCACGGCAACCGCCTTGCCGACTCCCTGCGCGTCGGCCCCTTTCACGACCACCACGCTGTCGCCCGAGGCCGAAGTCTGGATCGCCGTGAGCGGCAATACGATATTGTCGGTCGTGGCGGGCAATACCAGCCGCGCCGTCACATACATGCCGGGTTTCAGCAACCGGTCGGTATTGGGCAACAGCGCCTGGACGGTCACATTGCGGGTTTCTCCATCGATACGCGGTTCGATGGCGCTGATCCTGGCGGTGAATACCCTCCCCGGCACCGCATCCACGGTTACCTGAACCGGTGCGCCCGACGTCAGCCTGGGCAAGTCCTGCTGCGGCAACGTGAAGTTGACATAGAGCGGGCTGAGTTGGGTCAGCGTGGCGATCGCATCCCCGGCATTGAGATACTGCCCCAGGTCGATCCGTCGGATACCTAACTGACCGGAGAACGGCGCGCGAATCGTCTTTTGTTGAATCCGCGCGTCCAGCTGCCGGACTGCCGCGGCAGCCTGGGCGGCGTCCGCCTCATGTTGTTCGAGCAATTCGCGAGACTCGGCGCCGGTAGGTGCCAATGCTCGCGAACGCCTGAGTTGCAGCTGCGCGAAATCGGCTTTGGCCACGGCGGCGGCACGATCCGCCAGTTCGGGCGCGTCGTAGAGCTGAATCAGCACCGTCCCTTCCTTCACGGACTGGCCGGCGTCGAAATTGACGGCAGTCACCCGCCCCGAGGTATCGGGAGCCAACAGCACTTCCTGCACGGCTTGCAAGCTGCCAACGGCCTGCCACTCCTCGGCCACACTGCGAGGCTCTGCGCGGATCGTCGAGACCGGTATCGGCGGCATGGCCTGCTGTTCCGCGCCGCCGCTTCGAGCAGCGCGCCAGGCATACAGCAGGCCGAAGACCACGACCAGCCCGACAACGCTTATGACAATGGGTTTGGTACGGGAGATAGCGGCGGGGCTCATGCGCGCCCCGCTTGAACAAAGGAAATCGAGATGGCGCTTGAACGGCCATACATGACCGATCTGCCGATGATGTGTGAATGCACGGGTGTTCCTCAGGAGAGACGAAGTACTCGGCCGGCCAGACAGACGCTTCGACAACAGGCATGGCAGGCCACGATGAGTCGCAGCCTACCGGTGCGGCCACACTTCTACATTGCGAAATCTAGTCAACATATTTCGCATTACGGCCATCTCGACAGGAAATCACTCGTTTGGCCTGATTGGATAAGGACTTGGCCAAATTTCGCTACGGAGACATCTCGGTGGATTGGTAAATTGACGACCCCGACAATGCAAAGGAGGCTCGTTTAATACCTGGCACGCCTCATATTGAAGGGCAATGCGCGGTACACCGCCCTCCCTTGCATCGATCCCTTCGCAGGAGTCCAGGCTCGATCGATGCGGTGCGCGAAGGGCTCCCCGCATGTGGCTCACGTGTGGTCCGTACCGCCCGACATACATGGCGCAACGCAACGATTGCCGCAGCCATCGCCATCGCCGCGCCGGACGTGTTGGCTACCGAGGGAAAGCAAGCGCAAGGTGGTTTGCCATGACACGCAAGCGCTTTTCGATCGAACAGATTGTGGCGGCACTGAAGCAGGCGGAGCTGGAGATGCCGGTGGCGGATCTGATCCGTCAGATCGGTATTTCGGAGCAGACGCAAAAGTCGCCGAGTATCCATGCGCGCGCGCCTGTTAAAACAGCCGCGGCGTGCCGACCCATACCAGTACAGCTTCGTCGGCGCGCGTGTTTGTCCAGCTATGCGACACCATCGCTTCGTAATGCGCGCTATCGCCCACGCCGAGCACGAAAGATTTGCCTTCGAGCGTGATCGTCACTTCCCCGCTGAGCACATGCACGAACTCCTCGCCCGCGTGCGTGGTGACTTCGCTCGGTCGCTCGCCCGGCGGCATGCGTACCAGAATCGCTTCGAGCTGGCGGTCGCTCGACGGATTAGACAAGCGCGCGAACAGATCGGTGGAATCGGCGAAGGCGAAATACTGCAGATCCTTACGACGACGCACGCAGCCTTCCTCGATCGGTGTATCGACGAAATAGCTGACGGGCACGCCCAACGCCTTCGCGATGCTCACAAGCGAAGTGAGGGATGGGCTGGCCCGGTCGCGCTCGACTTGCGAGAGAAAGGATTGGGAAAGCTGCGCGGCGGTCGCGATGTCGCCCAGCGTTCGGCCCTGGCGTCGGCGAAGTGAGCGGATCTTGCTGCCGACGGAGACAACGCTCTTTGTTTTGACGGTTTCCGAAGCCATTTTGGGGGCGAGTTGTTGGAATGGGTTACGAGAATCGGGCTTCGCCGACGGGCGCGCAATCGGCAATGACTTGCCGAATGGATATAAATGCCAGAACAATTGACGTGGATTATTTATCGGAGCATTGAAAATTCAAGGCATTCAGATTAAATTTTCCTGCTACAAATCGGCTGGCGCCCCTGTCGACTTGTTCCAATAAATGCGCGCGAAAAGCCGTCGCTTCAGCAAAGGGAGGTGTCGCGACTCAAAATCCGGATAACCAACTGTTGGCAGGTGGGTAATCCCCCACTTTTGACGCGATTCAGAAGCAGAGGCCATGAGCCATTCATCACGTACCGTGCGGTTGAAGCGTTCCACACAGGCGTTCTGCTGCGGCTTGCCCGGCTGGATATCGCGCAATGCGATACCGCTCCGCGAGGCCCGTTGCGTGACCGCCTCACTCAGGTACTCCGGGCTGTTCTCGCAACGTATCGCCAACGGCTTTCCCCGCCGCCCGGTGATCGGCTCCAAGGCTCGCATGACACGGGCAGAGGGTAGCGAGACGTCGATCTCGATGCCCAATGCTTCCCGGTTGAAGTCATCGGTCACGTTGAGAAGCCGAATGCCGCGACCGTCCTTCAACTGGTCGTGCATGAAGTCCATCGACCATACCGCATTCACCGACGCCGGCACGATCAGCGGCTCCGGCGCCTGCCGTGCAAGCCACTTGCGAGGCTTGATGCGCGGGTTCAGTTCCAGTTCTCGGTAAATCCGGTACACGCGCCTATGGTTCCAGCCGAAGCCTTTCACGTTGCGCGGGTCCAGGAAACACAGCCCAAAGCCCCAATTGCGATGATTGTCGATCAGCCGTAGCAGCCAGTCGGCAATCCGTTCGTTCTCCGCATTGCGCTGCCGCTCGTAGCGGTAGCTCGTCTGACTTACACCCAATGCCTCGCATGCGAGGCGGATCGACATGCCCCGGCTCGCTACTGCTTCTCGGGTCATCTCGCGGCGGGTAGATGGCCTCAGTCTTTTTTGCCAGCGCCTGCGCAAACGATCTCCGCCTTGATCGCTTCGACGTACACCCCGCGCGCGCTCCGCTTCCCGTTCCTTCATCGGCGCCATCTTCCCCTGAAGATGTTCGGG
This window encodes:
- a CDS encoding cupin domain-containing protein — protein: MASETVKTKSVVSVGSKIRSLRRRQGRTLGDIATAAQLSQSFLSQVERDRASPSLTSLVSIAKALGVPVSYFVDTPIEEGCVRRRKDLQYFAFADSTDLFARLSNPSSDRQLEAILVRMPPGERPSEVTTHAGEEFVHVLSGEVTITLEGKSFVLGVGDSAHYEAMVSHSWTNTRADEAVLVWVGTPRLF
- a CDS encoding efflux RND transporter periplasmic adaptor subunit; the encoded protein is MSPAAISRTKPIVISVVGLVVVFGLLYAWRAARSGGAEQQAMPPIPVSTIRAEPRSVAEEWQAVGSLQAVQEVLLAPDTSGRVTAVNFDAGQSVKEGTVLIQLYDAPELADRAAAVAKADFAQLQLRRSRALAPTGAESRELLEQHEADAAQAAAAVRQLDARIQQKTIRAPFSGQLGIRRIDLGQYLNAGDAIATLTQLSPLYVNFTLPQQDLPRLTSGAPVQVTVDAVPGRVFTARISAIEPRIDGETRNVTVQALLPNTDRLLKPGMYVTARLVLPATTDNIVLPLTAIQTSASGDSVVVVKGADAQGVGKAVAVPVVTGRRLGEEVLVSRGVKPGDVVVMAGQNRLPPGATVTINGTPPSATATPDAPAVASSSASAR